From the genome of Tsukamurella pulmonis:
GTTGTGCAGCGCGCCCATGGTCGGGACGAAGGCGATCTGCCGGCCCGTCGACTTCAGGGCGGACGTCACCTTGGTCAGCTGCGCCGGGTCGTGGTGCACGGTGAGCTGGCCGGGGGTGTACGGGCGGGTGGGTGCACTCATCGGTTGTCCTTCTCGAGGGCGGGATCGATCATGGCTGAGGTTCCGGATTGGGCCGCCGCGCGCCGGGATTGGGCGCGGTAGGCGTCGGTGATCGCGGGGTCGACGGTGTCGAGCGCGGCCAGGTGGCGGGTCACGGCCGCGGCGTCGCCGCGGGCGGCGGGCCCGGTGAGGGCGGACGGTCCGCGGGCGAGGGCGTTCTCGAGGGCGGCGCGGGCGAGCGGCGCGAGGACGCGCTCGGCGAGGGAGCCGGGTGGTCCGCCGCCCAGGAACTCGGAATCGTCGAGCCCCACCCCGCCGGCGAGCGCGGCGCGCAGCGCGAGCACCGCGTCGTCGACCAGCGCGACCAGGTGGTTCGCGCCGTGCGCGAGCGCCGCGTGGTAGAGCGGGCGGGCCGCTTCGGGCACCCGCACCGGCTCGGCACCGAGCTCCAGCGCGAGCGCCTGACCGACGGCGTGCCCGATCTCGTCGGCGGCCGTGATGCCGATGCAGCAGTCGGCGAGCCGGGCGGTGTCGTCCGGATCGTCGACGAAGGTCATGGCGGGGTGGAAGGCGATCGTGGTGCAGCCGAGCCGCGCGAGCGGCGCGAGCACGCCGACGCCGAGCGCGCCCGAGGTGTGCAGCACGATCGCCGACGGGTTCACCCGGGCGGCGAGCTCGTCGACCAGGGCGGGGAGCTCGGTGTCGGGCACGGCCAGGATCAGCAGTTCGGCCTTCGCGGCGATGTCCGACGGTGCGCCCACCGCGGCCTCGGGCAGGCGGTGCGCGGCGCGCTCGCGGGAGATGCTCGACGGTGCGGCGACGGCGGCCACGATGTGCCCGGCGCGTTCGAGGGCGGCGCCCAGTGCGGTGCCGACCCGGCCGGCGGAGATCACGCCGACGGACAGTCGCGCGGGAGCGGGGGGATTGGGGATGCCGGACAGCGGGTCCGTGGCATCGGTCGAGTCCGAGAACTCGGGCATGGGCGTACGCCTCCAAGGGGTCGTTCCAGTCCCGCATCGCGGGTACCAGACGGTCACCAGAAGGCTATGCCCGCGCAGGTCGCGCGGGCAACGGCGTGTGAGCTAGATCATCACTCCGGCTTACGGCGGCGGCCGCCGCTCGAACGCTCGGTGTCGGCGTTCATCCGCGCGATCAGGTCCGCGACGGTGCTGCCGGACGTGTGCTGGCCGGCGTGGCCGGGCTGCTCGACCTGCTGTTCCTGCCGATCCTCGGGCGCCTGCTGCGGCGGGGTCCGCTGCGCCTGCCAGGGGCTGTTCTGCTGCGGGGCCTGCGGCGGCGCGGACTCGAACGGCGAGTACGGGGCCGCCGGGGCGTCCGGCGTGTACGGCCGGGGCGGCAGCGGGGAGCGGTAGCCGGACTGCGGTGCGAGCGGCACGAACGGATCGTCGGGGTTCTCGACGTGCTCGACGTCAACCGGCTGGGCCTCGGGCTCGGCGGCCGCCGCGGGTGCGGACGGCGCGGGTGCGGACGGCGCGGGCGAAGGCTCGTCGGCGACCACGTGGAAGACGGTGGTCGGCGACTCCTCCTGCGGGCGATCGGCGCCGGGCGCGGCGGGGCCGGTCGGTCCGCCGTGCGCGCCGGCGGGGCCGGCCGGTGGCGTGGGCGGGACGGGCGCGGCGGGGACGTCGGTCACCGTCGCCTCGTCGATCGACTCGTCGGCGACGGACGCGGCCGAGGCGGCGCCGTAGTAGTCGTCGACGGCGGGGTCCGGCTCCGGTACGCCGGCGAAGTCCTGCTGGGCGCGGAACCGGTCGTCGTCCTCGAAGACGGACGACTTGGCGCGCTGCGCGGCCAGGGCGCGCTGCTCGGCGGCGGCGTAGAGCTCGCTGTACGAGGGCCCGAGATCGCGGCCCAGCAGCTCCTCGAGGTTCGCGCGCAGCGCGAGCACCTCGGCCTTGAGCGCGGTGAGCTCCTCGTTCGCCTCGCCCTTGAGTTCGGCCCGGATGTCGCGCTCGACCTGCAGCTCGTACTCGCGGCGGGCGCTGATCTCGCGCTCGAGCTGCAGCCCGTAGACGGTCTTGAGGCCGCTCTCCTTCGACTCCGCGGCGCGCAGGTCGCGCGAGTAGCGCGCGATGAGGAAGGCGGCGATCACCAGGCCCCACACCAGCAGGATCAGCGAGACCAGGCCCCACCGGCGATCCTCGGAGAACACCCACAGGCCGGTGCCCACCACCGCGAGCAGGATCACGACGCCGAGCATCCACTGACCCGCTCCCGAGGAACGTCGCGGGACGCGCTTTCGTGAACTCGGGATCGGTGGTTGCGTCATATCCGCGACCTTACCTTTTACCTGAGGTCGTATTCCTCAGGCTGGCGATGTGTCGGCGGGCTGGTCATCGGGATCGTCGGGTGTGCGACAGCAACGCTCGAGCCACAGCGCCGCCGCGAGGAGCAGCAGGGCGCCCGCGACGCCGATCCACGCGCCCGGACGATCGGCGTGGGTGGCCGTCAGTCCGGCGCCCTCGGTGAGCAGGAAGACCAGCATGCCGCCGAAGAAGCCCAGCGCCACCGCGCCGAGGTACGCCGACGCCTTGGCCAGCGCCACCGCGCGCGCGACGGCGATGGGATGGATCCGTCCCGGTCCCCACCCGACCTGCCCCTGGGACAGCCGGGAACGCACGAGCTGCGCGATATAGAGATCGGCCGCGGCGACGCCGTAGAGCAGCGCCCCGGCCCAGACGGGCACCACCGGCACGACGTTGCGCACAAGCAGGTACGAGCCGAGGCCCACACCCAGCACGATGACGACCAGCTCGATCCAGCCGGTCGCGCGCACGGTGGGACCGCCCGGTTCCTCCGGGTCCCGGTTCGGGTCCTTCGACGGTCCGCTCACAGCCGGGTCACCTCCGCGCTCTCGTCGGCGGGCAGGGCCCGCAGCAGGTCGGCGACGCAGCCGTGCCCCGGCAGCTGCGCGTCCGGGTCGGCGTCGAGCCACGGCAGCAGCACGAAGGCCCGCTCGTGCGCGCGCGGGTGCGGCAGGGTCAGCTCGGGATCGTCGGAGAGTACGGGCTCCCCGCCCTCCCACACGGCGATGACGTCGACGTCGAGAGTCCGCGGGCCCCAGCGGATCTCGCGGACGCGCTGCGCTGCGGCCTCCTGCTCGCGGGCGAAGGCGAGCCAGCCGGCGGCGTCGCGGGCCGGATCGTCGACGAGCACCGTCGCGTTGACGAAGTCGTCCTGCTCGACCCCGCCCCACGGCGGGGTGCGGTAGAGCGCCGAGGCGCGGACCAGCGCGGGGCCGAGGGCCTCGATCGCGGCGCGGACGGCGGCGTCCGCCGCGCCGAGGTTGGCGCCCAGCGAGAGCACGGCGCGGCTCACGGCAGGCTCCGCGCGCCGGAGCGCGAGCGGCGGGCCACGACGGCGACATCGGCGAAGGTGAGCGGGATCGGAGCCGAGGGCTTGTGCACCGTGACCTCGACGGCGTAGACCTTCTCGTCCGCCACGACGGCGTCGGCGATCTCCGCGGCGACGGTCTCGATGAGGTTGCGCGGCTCCCCCGCGACGATGTCGTGGGCGCGCTGCGCGAGCGCCCCGTAGTCGACGGTGTCGGCCAGGTCGTCCGAGGCGGCCGCCGGCCGCGAATCGAGCCACAGCACGAGGTCGATGACGAACTCCTGCCCGTCGCGCCGCTCGTGCTCGAAGACTCCGTGGTGGCCGCGCACGCGCAGGCCGGTCAGTTCGATCCGATCCGCCATCAGGCTCCGCCCTTCCGCCAGGCCTCGGTCACGGCGATGGCGTCCGCCGTCGACCGCACGTCGTGGACGCGGACGCCCCACACCCCCGCCTGGGCGGCGAGTGCGGAGACGGCCGCGGTGGCCGTTTCGCGGCCCGCGGGTTCGCGGCCGCCCAACAGTTCGCCGAGGAAGCGCTTGCGCGAGGCGCCCACGAGGATCCGCAGGCCCGTCGCCTGCAGCGTCGGCAGTCCGTGCAGCAGCGCCCAGTTGTGGCTCGCGTTCTTGGCGAAGCCGAGGCCTGGGTCGAGCACGATCCGCTCGGCGGCGATGCCCGCGGCCACGGCGGCGTCCGCCTGGTGCAGCAACTCGTCGCGCACCTCGGTGACCACGTCGTCGTACTCGGTGATCTCGTGGTGGATGCCGGCCCACACCGGGCCCGGCGCGCCGGGCGAGGGGCGCCAGTGCATGAGGATCCACGGCGCCGTGGAGTCCGCGACGACGCGGGCCATGCCGGGATCGGCGCGACCGCCGGAGACGTCGTTGACGACGGATGCGCCGGCCTCGAGCGCCGCGGCGGCGACGGAGGCGCGCATGGTGTCCACGGAGACCGTGACGCCCTCGGCGGCGAGCGCCGCGATGACGGGGACCACGCGGTCGCGCTCCGTCTCGGCCGGAACGCGGTGCGCGCCGGGGCGGGTGGACTCCCCGCCCACGTCGACGATGGCGGCACCGTCGGCGACCAGGGCGCGCGCCCGCGCGACGGCCGCCTCCGGATCGAGGTAGCGACCGCCGTCCGAGAAGGAATCGGCGGTCACGTTCACGACGCCCATGATGAGCGTGCGGCCGGGCTCCGTCGTCACCGGCGCAGGATCAGATCGAGCGCCTCGGCGCGCGAGGTCGCACTGTCCTTGAAGGCCCCGCGCACCGCCGAGGTGGTGGTGCTCGCGCCCGGCTTGCGGATACCCCGCATCGCCATGCACAGGTGCTCGGCCTCGATCACCACGATCACACCGCGCGGATCGAGCTTGCGCATCAGCGCATCGGCGATCTGCGCGGTGAGCCGCTCCTGCACCTGCGGCCGCTTGGCGTACAAATCC
Proteins encoded in this window:
- a CDS encoding Rossmann-like and DUF2520 domain-containing protein; its protein translation is MPEFSDSTDATDPLSGIPNPPAPARLSVGVISAGRVGTALGAALERAGHIVAAVAAPSSISRERAAHRLPEAAVGAPSDIAAKAELLILAVPDTELPALVDELAARVNPSAIVLHTSGALGVGVLAPLARLGCTTIAFHPAMTFVDDPDDTARLADCCIGITAADEIGHAVGQALALELGAEPVRVPEAARPLYHAALAHGANHLVALVDDAVLALRAALAGGVGLDDSEFLGGGPPGSLAERVLAPLARAALENALARGPSALTGPAARGDAAAVTRHLAALDTVDPAITDAYRAQSRRAAAQSGTSAMIDPALEKDNR
- a CDS encoding DUF6779 domain-containing protein, producing MLGVVILLAVVGTGLWVFSEDRRWGLVSLILLVWGLVIAAFLIARYSRDLRAAESKESGLKTVYGLQLEREISARREYELQVERDIRAELKGEANEELTALKAEVLALRANLEELLGRDLGPSYSELYAAAEQRALAAQRAKSSVFEDDDRFRAQQDFAGVPEPDPAVDDYYGAASAASVADESIDEATVTDVPAAPVPPTPPAGPAGAHGGPTGPAAPGADRPQEESPTTVFHVVADEPSPAPSAPAPSAPAAAAEPEAQPVDVEHVENPDDPFVPLAPQSGYRSPLPPRPYTPDAPAAPYSPFESAPPQAPQQNSPWQAQRTPPQQAPEDRQEQQVEQPGHAGQHTSGSTVADLIARMNADTERSSGGRRRKPE
- a CDS encoding DUF3180 domain-containing protein; translation: MSGPSKDPNRDPEEPGGPTVRATGWIELVVIVLGVGLGSYLLVRNVVPVVPVWAGALLYGVAAADLYIAQLVRSRLSQGQVGWGPGRIHPIAVARAVALAKASAYLGAVALGFFGGMLVFLLTEGAGLTATHADRPGAWIGVAGALLLLAAALWLERCCRTPDDPDDQPADTSPA
- the folK gene encoding 2-amino-4-hydroxy-6-hydroxymethyldihydropteridine diphosphokinase; amino-acid sequence: MSRAVLSLGANLGAADAAVRAAIEALGPALVRASALYRTPPWGGVEQDDFVNATVLVDDPARDAAGWLAFAREQEAAAQRVREIRWGPRTLDVDVIAVWEGGEPVLSDDPELTLPHPRAHERAFVLLPWLDADPDAQLPGHGCVADLLRALPADESAEVTRL
- the folB gene encoding dihydroneopterin aldolase, with product MADRIELTGLRVRGHHGVFEHERRDGQEFVIDLVLWLDSRPAAASDDLADTVDYGALAQRAHDIVAGEPRNLIETVAAEIADAVVADEKVYAVEVTVHKPSAPIPLTFADVAVVARRSRSGARSLP
- the folP gene encoding dihydropteroate synthase; its protein translation is MGVVNVTADSFSDGGRYLDPEAAVARARALVADGAAIVDVGGESTRPGAHRVPAETERDRVVPVIAALAAEGVTVSVDTMRASVAAAALEAGASVVNDVSGGRADPGMARVVADSTAPWILMHWRPSPGAPGPVWAGIHHEITEYDDVVTEVRDELLHQADAAVAAGIAAERIVLDPGLGFAKNASHNWALLHGLPTLQATGLRILVGASRKRFLGELLGGREPAGRETATAAVSALAAQAGVWGVRVHDVRSTADAIAVTEAWRKGGA